Proteins from a genomic interval of Chionomys nivalis chromosome 7, mChiNiv1.1, whole genome shotgun sequence:
- the Apoh gene encoding beta-2-glycoprotein 1, which translates to MVSSVLILFSAFLCHVAIAGRTCPQPDEVPFAVVVPLKTFYDPGEQIVYSCKPGYVSRGGMRRFTCPLTGMWPINTLKCTPRVCPFAGILENGIVRYTTFEYPNTISFTCNPGFYLNGTNSAKCTEEGRWSPELPVCAPVTCPPPVVPKFATLKLHKPSAGNTSLYRDTAVFECLPHHAMFGNDTVTCTAHGNWTELPECREVKCPFPSRPDNGFVNYPAKPELHYQDKAKFGCHDTYSLDGPDEVECTKMGSWSAQPSCKASCKVSVKKATVLYQGERVKIQEQFKDGMKHGDKVSFFCKNKEKKCSYTEETQCIDGTLEIPKCFKEHSSLAFWKTDAWDVKPC; encoded by the exons ATGGTTTCCTCCGTGCTCATCTTGTTCTCGGCTTTCCTCTGCCACGTTGCCATTGCAGGACGGA CCTGTCCCCAGCCAGATGAAGTACCATTTGCTGTGGTTGTTCCGTTAAAAACATTCTATGACCCAGGGGAGCAGATTGTCTACTCCTGCAAGCCAGGCTATGTGTCCCGGGGAGGCATGAGACGATTTACATGTCCTCTCACAGGAATGTGGCCCATCAACACCCTGAAATGTACAC CCAGAGTATGTCCTTTTGCTGGAATCTTAGAAAACGGAATTGTACGCTATACGACTTTTGAATATCCCAACACCATCAGTTTCACTTGTAACCCTGG GTTTTATCTGAATGGAACCAACTCTGCTAAGTGCACCGAGGAAGGAAGGTGGAGCCCAGAGCTTCCTGTCTGTGCTC CTGTCACCTGCCCACCACCAGTGGTTCCTAAGTTTGCAACCCTGAAGCTGCACAAGCCGTCAGCTGGGAACACCTCTCTCTATCGGGACACAGCAGTCTTCGAATGCTTGCCACACCATGCCATGTTTGGAAACGACACAGTTACATGCACAGCCCACGGAAACTGGACTGAATTGCCAGAATGCAGGG AAGTAAAATGCCCCTTCCCATCGAGGCCAGACAATGGGTTCGTGAATTACCCTGCAAAGCCCGAGCTTCATTATCAGGATAAAGCCAAGTTTGGTTGCCATGACACATACAGTCTGGATGGCCCAGATGAAGTGGAATGCACCAAGATGGGAAGCTGGTCCGCCCAGCCAAGCTGTAAAG CTTCTTGCAAAGTATCTGTTAAGAAAGCCACAGTGCTGTACCAAGGAGAGAGAGTGAAGATCCAGGAACAGTTTAAGGATGGAATGAAGCATGGTGACAAggtctctttcttttgtaaaaataaggagaagaagtgcagctatACTGAAGAGACTCAATGCATTGATGGCACCCTTGAAATCCCCAAGTGTTTCAAGG AGCACAGCTCTCTGGCTTTCTGGAAAACGGATGCTTGGGACGTGAAGCCGTGCTGA